GTTGGCTTCGTAgccatcatggaggaaggaatatactgaggagaggccctgacgtcactcgtTGTGAAGCCgcggtgaagccggaagtcggccatattgactgggcaAATTCTCCTCTCTTTTTTACATCCGAATGTGAAGCGAAAGGCGCGActctctctccggctcgaaaagcacgtgggctgcgcggcgcgcgcgccggtgctatccgaaaccaactgaacggaTTTTAACGCGCTGTTCTGCCGCGATACGGCTGACGAAACCTCTCCGTCTGGGTATTGTACTCTTGCACTGCCGCCGTTTACAATAAACTCCGCTAGTTGCAcgttaagtttttttttatttgaacagttCTTGTGAAAATAAAGATGTTATGTCGGACCAGCCAATTCATTGCCGCGCAACGAACCAGGCGCCGAAATTTGTACAGCTTCTTTCAGATCGCTTTTCTTTTACGCTTCTCTTTGGGCTTTATGGAACTTTCGGCCAGGCTGTGAGCTAGGCACGGCGATACAAAAACATGTCTTCTCTGCAATAAACCCGGAGGCCCGTAGTTATGCCACTAAAATCGGCGTCGGTGGAGCATGTATACGTGACAGCCCGTTGAGGTTGCGGCGGCCTCCTTGTTTCGCTTCCCTTATGTCCGAAGCGTACTGTTTCAACGGATATCCCAAAGGCCAGGATTTCATTAGGACGAAGCAGCGAACACCAACTGAAGGTGCGTGAGAAGATGTCTCTGGTGTGGATCACGCGCACTGGTATTTACGGAGAACTTAAAGGCGAGGATCGCGTTAGGACGAAAGCTGGGAAAGCCAGCCGAAGGAATGCGTGGGAAGAGGTCTCCCGGATGGAtcacgcgcggacacagccgCCAAGGACGGCGGGGAAAGCCAGCCGAATGCGAGGGAAGATGTCTCCGAGATAAGTGGCTAGTTATTTGAGAACAGGAGAGAGAAGGCGCTTGTTTCTGTCTCCCTTATCGGGAACATAGCTAAGCGCCTTGCGTGGTGGGGAAGGGGTGGttcacgcgcggacacagccTTCAAGGATGCCCGCCCGGTTCAAACAGCGCCCGTAAACAAACACAGCATTCCTCCTTTCTTAACGAAAGCAGGATATGATTGTGTACCTGAGGATTTCGAATAGTACGAGCGGCACGTCTTACTGCGTTGGCACTATCCCTCGAagtgagaatggcagactgggcttgttggttacacatatttgaagttttaaggcgcgaataagacacagacgaagaataggaacacacacacggagcgcctatATACGatgtgagaatggcagactgggcttgttggttacacatatttgaagttttaaggcgcgaataagacacggacgaagaataggaacacacacacggagcgcctttTTTATATACGatgtgagaatggcagactgggcttgttggttacacatatttgaagttttaaggcgcgaataagacacggacgaagaataggaacacacacacggagcgcctttTTTAATACGatgtgagaatggcagactgggcttgttggttacacatatttgaagttttaaggcgcgaataagacacggacgaagaataggaacacacacacggagcgtgtgtgttcctattcttcgtccgtgtcttattcgcgccttaaaacttcaaaaatCCCTCGAAGCTCCATGCGAGCACGTCGCTGTGTGCGCGGTCACagccgcaatgcccagctgtGTGCCAGGATGCAAGTCGCGCGGCTCACAAGGAGTACCAGCCACCTCCTACCATTTGTAAGTAAATTTACTTATTCGGTGGACGCGTTAGAGTAGAGGCCAAGCGAATTCGCATAGTGGCAATCGTTCTGTAGATTTATAATATAACATGTTATGCTGCGTGTATACATTACTGTGCAATACATATGTTGTGTAACCATCCATTATCAGGTTTCCCAAAGATGCCGTTCGTCGGACAAAGTGGATAGAAGCAATTTGGCCCCCGCATATTCGCCGGGAACCTGCAAAGGAAGCTCATGTttgttcgaagcatttcttagaggaGCATTTTGATCGCACGTCCGCGTTCAAAGTCCGCCTACGAGAGCATGCAGTTCCTACTCTCTTGGTGAGAATGAATGAACTTTGGAACCGATTTCCGTTCTCTTATACATAGTTCACgatttatatttttctctctctggtAAACGATCTTGATACCTGTATGTCGCTAGCATTATAGTGGTAAATGATAAAAAGGATTGACATACAATAAATGTTataattcaaaataaataaataagcaattaaataataaacaaattatcatgCACCAGTTCATATCTATTCAGGCTTCCTTCTTTTGACATCACTGACGAAATTATATTTTTCTCTTAAAATTTAACAGCACATACTCATACCTGTTAGTACTCTGTGCACGAATTGGTggggtgcaaaaaaaaacttaaggTAGCAATTTCATAACCAGCATCTAGAAATTTAGATATAAACGTGGTAATCAAAAGCAAGAGTTTTGTAAGTGCCTCTTGCATCACGTATACATGGTTAATTTATATTGATATGAAGTAATGCAACCCCTGTGCCATTgttatttcttttcttgttttttttttacatccgatCTACAATTGTAATACTAAGTTTTTAATCCCCCAGCTACCTCATCCAGTACAACAAGGTGATAGAGCACCTGATGCAGCAAGCACCGATTCATCCTTTGATTCCCCTCAGCTCATGCAAGGTTGCGCTGAAGGCTTGCTGCTGCTTGCACAGGTAAACACTTCACTTGATCATTATAATATGCTTACAGGCCAAGTTATGCTTGAAGCAGCCACTCAACAATAAAATATTGTGGTTGTACTTGGTGCATTAGAATTCAATGTGTATTTGTACAATGCAATGCAAGTAAAGCAATATGCAGAAACTGTGGGAATGACAGTTATATTGCACTCATTCCTCCAGTTTCAATGCCTCGCTTCATCTGTAATGCTTTGTACAGCTTTTCATGAAGGCATTTTTAACTAGCAGTGATATATCACTATCAGGTTGCTGCAACTTCTCATGAAGGCCTCCAAGCTTGCCTCTCCACACCTGCATCGCCTGACTTAGCTGCAGGCTTCCACGGGCAGTCCACACTCCAACAGGTGCACATCACTTTTCCCctctcgttttttttattattaagctCATTAGCTCACTACTTTGAACACTTTGCTGAAGAGCAAACCACTGAATAGCATAGGTATTCTTGCTTTTAGGAAGCCATGGATATACAGCATGAAAGTGCAGATCCAATCAGTTTACCTGACCCAGATCCCTCCAACCTAAGTGCCAGTCATTTCATCGAGCCAGCACTTGTACAGGTGAAAATTCACCTCTGTTCTACTCATCAGGCATGCTTGTCCTCTGTTATAAGTAAACTGATGTTACAGTTGATGTAGAAGTAAAAATTTCTAACACGTGCTCTTTCTAAAAGACTCCCATGGATATTGGTGAGGAGAGTGAAGCACAGGCCAGCATCGCCACACCAGGTCCATCCGGCCAAGTTGCTGGTATTCAATGGGAGCCGGCCCATGAGCAGGTAAACACACACTTCCACGTGACATAAATGTTGAATGATATACCAAGTGATACCTTCTCTAGCTGAGGCTTTACTAACATAATATGCACTTTCCTTTAGTTATGTGGTTGCAGTGTCCTGATAAGAAGCAATGCATGTACTAGCCCACCTCAATTTTTCGAGAAGCAGTATAGTTCAATTATTTTAATAGTTCAATTATAGTTCAAAATGCTATTAAGTGTGCAGCAGTACCTCTTAAAACTGGCTATGCAAGCCCCTGTGAATATCAGCATTGTCAGAATTACAAATAACCGTTTTTTTATTAAGATGGTATCATCTACTTCCACAGGAATTACAAAGGCCAGAAGACATGCTGGCACCATTTGAAacaccaagaaaaagaaagcaggcaaAGGTAAAGAAGATGAACAAATGCAAGCTATCAGACCAAAGCAATGCACGTGTATACATCAAGAGTAGCACAACCAGTCCCAATATTTAGTTCAGTAAACTAATAAAATAACAAGACAAGAAAGGGTGTTAAAGTCATAATTTGATCAAAGCAACGCATGCAAACTGTACATGCCATGTTTATCTGCATGACATACAAATCAATTGATGACTGCAATATTAAATGACGAATGACCTGTGCTCCAAGTTATAGAAAATGGTTGGCTAATATCGATGAGGTCTTTTTAGAGGCGACCAAGATATGATAGTACAAGGTTGTCCTACATTTGAATGTTTTAAATACCATAAGTGCAAGTGTCAACAGAAGGAGCAGGAAtaaggaaaaattatggctcaaTGTCCAAATTCCCTGGCTCAGTCATATTGTTATTAGAAGTGTTTCAGCCTTTCACAAGTGACGCACGTTACCACCTGACAAGTTAGTGTTTTGTTCTATCTGGTTTTGCATTGTAGGTCGACACCCCTGAAAAGGCTTTTTTGCGAGCTCGCACAGCAAGACTTGCCTCAGAGCAGCAAAGATCAAGGAAAGCAATCAAAAGACTTCAGCAGTCCAAGAGGCGCCTTAAAAAACAAAATGCCGAATTGAAATCAGTTTTGAAAACACTAACCAAAGAAAACATTTTGCTCAGAGAGCAGGTTTCAGTGCTTGACACTCTGGGTGCAGCAAATCAGCATCTTTTGAAACGACAGATCGCAAAACAGACAGGACAACACCCCCGAAAGTATTCACCTGAGCTAAGGGCTTTTGCTCTTACCTTGAACTTCTACTCTCCTCGGGCATATCAATATGTAAGGGAAGTCTTtgacacatgcctgccacaccctcGAACATTAAGAAAATGGTATGAGAGTGTTGAAGGAAAAGCGGGATTCTCTAAAGAGGCTGTGACTGCATTAAAATTGAAATGCTTAGAAACTAGCAGTCGAGGACATCAAGCTGTGTGCAGCCTCATAGTTGACGAGATGTCAATTAGACAGCAGGTACAGTGGCAAAGTGGTCACTTTGAAGGCTATGTAGACATGGGCGCAGGAACCGAAGGTGACTGCTTGCCACAGGCAAAAGCCGCCTTCGTGATAATGGCTGTCTCCATTAATGGCCATTGGAAAGTTCCTCTTGGCTACTTCCTAGTTGATGGGCTTGTA
This genomic interval from Rhipicephalus sanguineus isolate Rsan-2018 unplaced genomic scaffold, BIME_Rsan_1.4 Seq832, whole genome shotgun sequence contains the following:
- the LOC119378422 gene encoding uncharacterized protein LOC119378422 codes for the protein MQGCAEGLLLLAQVAATSHEGLQACLSTPASPDLAAGFHGQSTLQQEAMDIQHESADPISLPDPDPSNLSASHFIEPALVQTPMDIGEESEAQASIATPGPSGQVAGIQWEPAHEQELQRPEDMLAPFETPRKRKQAKVKKMNKCKLSDQSNARVYIKSSTTSPNI